The Platichthys flesus chromosome 5, fPlaFle2.1, whole genome shotgun sequence genome contains the following window.
TGGAGGAGGTTGACATGGTGCTGGCGTCGTCCACCGACTCTCCATCATCCCGCTTCTTCATCCTGTTCTGTGTGTTCACAttcttctccaccacctcctgcaaAACACAAGCAATCTGTTCTGAGGCTGTTCTCAATATAAGACAATGGATGATTCACCGATCCACGCAATAATCAGCACCCTAAGAATTCACAGTGTTAATGCTAAACAACAGCCAAGGTAGCTTTTCCTGCTGTTCTACAAATATGGAGAGTGAGACATTTCATCCGTGACTCCTGAACAAAGGCATCATTTAGACAGGAAAAAGGCCTGGCCTCCAATTAGCACAACTCAGGGGACCTTGGCCCAGAACAAAGGATTCATGTCTGATCTGGGaaacagagacatggagagaTGAGGGTCATTTTCTCTACAGACCGGCGTCTGAAGCTTCGCTGTCAAGTTGATTTCAAAGACAATGAAATGGGGTGAGGGaaaattaaaatcaaagaaCTGAGAGAGACGTGGACTGACGACATGAGACagggcagagacagagggacggtgaaatgtctgagagagagagactgatcaAAGATGTAAATCTAGAAAGAAGGATGTAGgatagaaagtaaaaaaaaagggtaagTGATTGCAAATAGACTGCAGAACAGGCTTCAgcttaaacagaaaataagagacaagaggaaacaggatgGAGGACTCTCATGCTGGGAGGCGATGATGCGTCTCTTACTGCATCACTGGTATCCAGACTCTCGGGCATCTGCTCGGAGTGGGAGCCTGCGGCCCACACCACAGGACCGTGGGGGGGCAGCCGGTCTTCAGCTGCACTCTTCTCTGCCAGGTGCCGAGTCACGATAtcctgagacagacacagacagacgctTGTAACCACGGACTGAAGTTAGCAATGAAAGATCTGAGGCCAGGGTCAGATCCCATGTGGTTCTAATATCAAAGTCAGATTATATCACACAAGCAAAAACACAGgattaaatcaaaatataaaaaataaaagataatctTATCCAAACCACCTGTGCAGGATTTGGATTCTCTACATCTCCCTCAATTTCAAACTATAATCTTACACTACAGCCAAAGCTAAATATAGTATCACTGAATTATTAGATTTACCAAGAAAAACAGATCTAATCTGATTTATAAAGAACAATTCATGAGAACTTGTTTACGTTCAACAAAATGGCTGAACTCATTGGAAAGAAGTGTGTATTATTTTTGTGATtcactcacttcctctttaTATCTATGGTTTCAGAGACGTTACCCAAAATAGTTCGGAGCTGCCAGCGTTACTCTACATTGGTCCTTAAATCCCAGTCTGCCATTTAAAGAAATACCCATTCTCCTAATTGTCTGTGGTTGTTGTCTCCTGAAGGTCTGTTCTGCACAGACAGCACAGACTTTCTAATAAGACCAGAGGCTTAAAATTATGATGGCAGCCCTAATAGGAGAAATCTAAATCTTCTGTGTAACTACTCCAAGATACTCTGTCATAAAAAAACTCTTCTGACCTAGAATCTGATGAATAATTATCTTAAATGGCAAATCAAGGGATAGATCTGCTgggatattatattataatagaTAATTAGAACCCAGTATTAATATATTCTGATTAGattcaaacagtttttttctgcacacagaggaacaggaggCAGATGCATGTGTCTAGGCTCACCTGGAGGGAGTAGAGCGCCCTCTGCCGTAAGTAGTCGGTattgagcagctgcagctcatgaAAGAGCTCGATGAGGAAGTGGGGCCGGGACTCATTCTGGGAAATCAAGGAGGCCACCTCAGAGTAGATGGTTTCCCTCAGAGCCTCGAACAGAGAGAAGTCGCTGCTCGCATCTGGGTTCAAGAGAAATAAAACGGTCATTTACAGAAACTCCTCCATGGCTGAAAACAGTCCTCAGACTTAGAAGCTTCAGTTTTAGATTTGCATGCATGTGATGTTTAGGTGACACAAAACTGAACAATGCTTGGGTTTGCACTGTGACTTTACCTGGTGCTTCCGTGCATGCAATTCTGTTAGAGAGGAAGGGTGTCCTCCAAGCATAGGCTGTGAGTAAGATAAATTAAGAGTGACAAAGCAATTTGACCcagaattaaaataaacatgtgacaaacgagcaaagaaaataaaaatgatgtaaaatgacaaaatgaaataattacatttataaaaaaaaaacattttgatgtaaaaaaaaacaaatgtggatattaaagaaaaatttGACAGACAAATGAGTGCTGGTGCATAACGTTAACTGGGGATATTTCTATCCATACCAGAGGAGAGGTCATTTCTTTTATTCCCAGGCTTCGTCTTGCTGTTTAGTTTCTCTTGAGTCAGCTTGTCGAGCAGACTCTGATTCTGGTTCTTCGGACGAGTCGGGGGGGCCCTCTCCTGGATGAAGTCCACGGTGCTGCTGACGCTGTCACTGTAACTGTCTGAGGAGCACACAGCCAAATTAAAGAAAACCACGAGGGAGAGCGCATTGACACCTGTGTCGGCCATCATCAGGGTGACAACGCTAAAAAActcatatttaataatatttgttGAGGTATGcgattctttttttgtttgttttgcatctgCTGTGCATTACAAACATCGTCACTTGAGTTGAAATCTCCAAACTCACTCAGCTTTCACCCGGTGACTCTGtgatttgcattctcacattcagcccctcTTACCTTCGCTGTTCTTCTTGTGCCCTTTGGTCCACCTGCGACGACTCTTGGTGTTGGGAGTCTTGCTCCGGGAGGCCAGGTTGGCTTGTGCCGAGGCCTTTCGCCCCGCCTTGAAAGTCTTGGTTACAGTGGTGGGGTCAAAAGAATCGGGCATGCTGGAGAAGCTCTCCAGTGATGCCTGGTCAAAGTCTTGAGGTCTGGAGAGGAGGTTCCCAAaagtgggagaggaggggagcgaCTCTTGGGGGATATTTTTAGACGGGTGAGTCTGGACGGTGTTGTTGGCGTAGGAGGTGTTGAGCCAGCCAGGAGCTCTAAAAGACGTAGatcatgaagacaaataaatatacagacCACAATGTTAgatgattaaattaaaaaaagtgttttaaggCAAAGTAGGAGGGACATACCCTCTTTCTGGTGTCTTGTTAAGAGGAGAGCGCTGCAGCGGAGGAGGGAAACTCATGTACTCGGTTTTGGTTGAAGTGTTGGGGTCTAATTGCTGCTTCTGGTGCTCGGACGCAGCGTGACCTGCTGCATCCTGAGGGAACTCAGCCATGGGAGCAGGGAACAGTGGATACATGTTGAAGCCTGTAGagtgaatgaaaacaattaCTGTATTAGATAATGCTGGTGCAGTAATGATCCAAAAAAGCTATAAACTCTACACTACTTCAAAACCAAAAAACATCTATGACTGGTCTGtccaaaaataatttgtttgagAATGAAATTTGCCATACTGGGAGGGAACAGGGACATGGCAGCTGTAGACATGTTGTTGGTATTAGGATGCAGGGCAGAGGAGAAGGGGAAGACGCCAGGAGATGCCGAGGGAGCCGAGCTGGATCCCTGAGATGAACTCTGCTTCTGTGTCTGCCAACCTGCTGTTGAAGaagatggctgctgctgctgttgttgatgctgctgctgctgttgttgttgttgttgttgttgctgctgctgctgctggcaaaGGAGGTCGTTCAGGACCTGCTTTAGTCTGGAAGAGAAGTTTGACATTGAAAAAGATGCACCACTTGTTACAAATAAagtggtgtgtgtatgtaggcTATTGCCTTCACCTCTGTATGTTGTTTTGCTGCCAAGCCAGCTGCGTGTAGCACTGGTTGAGCTGGTGCATGACCAGTTGGACCTGTGGCGATGGCAGGTTGTTCGGTAACGCGTTGTACTGACTCGTCAGCATGGTTTGCAACATGTAGGACAGGGTCTGtgggaagagaaaaacacaaaaggttaATTACTTTTTCGTTTTATTTtcgaagagaaagaaaatcgaCTGAAATTTCCAattaagaagaagaaatgcCGGCTTGTGACCATTAACCatttattactgtgtgtgtatgttgttgtTCAGTGCACCGACCTGCTGGTCCTGCAGGAGAGTCTGACACATCCCGGTGCTGAAATCCAGCTGTCTCTGCAGCTGGCTGATCTGATCCTGCCAGGGAGACGAGCCCTCAGCGAAGGACAGCTCTGAAGCCCAGCGGAGGTTTTCCTGCCGCCGCGTTCCTCCATGTTGGTTTGCAGACTGGTTCAAACTCCTTGAcggctgcggctgcggctgctgctgctgctgctgcttgaccTTCGTCTTGTTATGAAGATTTCTACCACACTCACCTGAGAAAGCTGGTGGAGGCTTTAGGTtactggaaacacagagaagagagcAAGGGGTTTTAAAATACATCCTATAGATATCAGAAATAGAAAGATACATCATTCATACTGGCTCCAGTGTATCTCACCTTCCTTGATTATTCCTGTTACTGTAAGAGCCCTGGTTCCTGCTTGACAGGTAGATGTGGATGTCGTCATCAGAGGTGCTGTCTGCACATGCTTcctgctcgtcttcctcctctgcacctATCTCTGTGtgatattcatcatcatcatcatcatcttcgtcgtcatcatcatcatcaccatcgaGGGGGCACGGAGAGGAACCCCAGGTTGCCATGGTCCTAAAAACACGTCAGCAAAATGGTAAAACATTTAGTCGTTTGTTGATGACTGATAAGTTCAAATCCCTTTTATCAGTTAAATAAAATGAGTGAGAAGTGCTCTacataaacaaagaaataccaaaaataaaataaagctaaAAACTTATAACATGGACATTTATGAGACGAGCCCCTGGAACAATATGCCTCATACCTTTCATCCCTGCTGACCGTCAGCGAGGGCGTAGCAAGGCTGTCTTGGTCATCGGTCCGGCGAAGAGAATCCCCGACGCCACTACGTCTCTGGTGTTCAGCCATCAAGGACTCTAAGTGCTTCCTGCGCTGGCGCAGTTCTTCCCTCAGGATCTGATGGCGTCGCATCTCTGACCAGAGCTGCTGGCGAGGCAAGAACAAAGGGGAGTGAATTCTGAAGGTCCAGATCCCATTTAGACCATTGACTCGTTGTGGTCGAGGGTGTTACCTCATTGTCAGTGACTGAAGACGTAGCTGCTTCTGGAGCAGTGGGTTTGAGGACACCCGAGTTGGATTTCAGTCCGGATGATGAAGAAGTCTTGATAGTGGCCGGAGTGGAAACTGCAACTGGGACCTTCTTCAGCAAACCCTGCTGACTCACTGTGCTGGACACCGATGACTACAAAGATATGGATATTCACAGTATAAGTAACAAATACATAAACCACAGGTTTAACAGTTTCACACAGAGTTTCCAGATTATGAGTAAATTTAGCTCAAACTACTGCAGTCCTATAATCGTACCATGAATCCAAAGCTTAAGTCCAAACTGAggtgatgattatttaaaatccTGCAGGTGGGTCTGATAAAACTGCTTCAAATGAGGTGGACCATTCAACAACATGTTTCAAGTCTAATATCAGTTCCACCTATTCTGAAACCCTAGTTTACTTTCATGGAGAATGACAggaaacctgtgtgtgtgaaataccTGGAGGTCGGGACAAGCCCACTGGAGGTCGTGGATCTTGCCTTGAATTTCAGTGAGTCTCTGACGCTCCTCGTGGAGCTGCTTCAACTCGTGTTTCTGCtgaagcagcttctcctcatACAACTTCTCCCTGCGTCCAAGGTAGTTTTTAATGCAATATGAATTAAccaacttttaaaaacacaatgacaagaaataaacagaatatactgaaaataatgttttggaAAAAGTGTCAAACAGGCTTTTTTCAGGTCTTGCATAATCTGTACCTGGCCTTGCTGGAGAGAGTCAGGTCTCTGGAATTCTGTTTGGATCCAGATCCCAGTGGTctcgctgcagcagctctggtgTTATTCGGCTGTTGGTGTAAAACCTCATCCTCGTTAGCTGTTGTAGCATCTGTGTCATCACTCTGATggaggcagaaacacacactgtaaaaacaGGTTTGCAAATCTGACCATGAAAGCAACGTCTGTTTGATGGTATAAACAGGAGTCAACAAAGTCAGGAATTTCAGAGCCAACACTTTATACTACCTCTTTAAAAACCATGCTTTATTTTACATTGTGACCATTTAGAAAACCCACAACCACACTACAGGGACAGGACACAGTACATTAGTCTCACCTGAACCATGGCGACCAGTTCCTGCAGCTGCCGGAGTTTCTGCTTCGCCGTCTGACGATGGACCTTCTGGGGAAATCCTCCATTGTTCCCCAGGCTGCTCCTCCGACTGGACCCCGATGCTTCGCTGTCTGGAGCCGCAGCCTGAGCCCCGGCGTCTTGATCGAGACTTTCCTCGTCTTCAACCTCATGGTTCACCTGGTTATAAGGAGTGTCCCTGTTGTACTGGCACTCTAAATGGGAGCAAAGCAATAGAAATATTGAGTTTCTGTTGGTCTATAAAGTCATGTCACGTAAAAACCCTTTACATGTtaaattttaattttgtttttatgcaaACACTCAGTGTGTCCATGTGAGTACCTATGGCTGAGGGAAGTTTGAAGCTGCGGAGGTTGGCTGCTGACCGGTTGTTGATCTCACACTCAGTGTTGAGTCGGCCGTCCCGGTTGTTGGTACCACTGCTCCGGACACTGCGCCCGTTGCTCAGGCTGTTCAGGTCTGTCCAGTTCCCTCTGCGCTGTGGGTTTCTAAAGATCACATGCAGAATCTCTTATGTTATACGCCAGTAGTGGAATCATGCTGTAATCCCAGTTTgactttttcctcctctgacatttaaaatgaattcatttatttacaccCTCACCTGATATTAGTCACAGGCTGGCGGTTCTCCTGCTCAGAGTCAAACATGACTTCAAATATAGAGCCGTCCTCCgtttcatcttcctcatcttcctcatcatcatcctctttcACGTTCTCGTTGACGGCATCCACCATCATATCAGACGTCTGCTCGTAGTACTGGACTAACTCCCGCAGCTCATTCAAACGCTTGTGGACCTCCTTCAGCTTCCTGTGGGGGGTGGAAAATTGGAACAGAAAAtatgtgaataaaatgtatgtataacAATTTCAGATTTTGTGAAGCAAACCCGAGCAATGTCTCTATTAACAGAAATGTAACACAAAGTATGTTTTGTTCCACCCTGTGTTACACAGCAGGCAATCTACAACACAATGCTGCTAATACACAACACTCCAATTAAACTTCTAGGAGCTGGGAGTAGTTTTGAGCGTACCTGAGCTTGTCTGTGGAGTTGGCGCTGTCCTGGTGTTGTGCGAGGGAAGGATGAAAGGAAGTGGAAGCCAAGGCCCCATTAGTGCTCAGAGCAGCTGCACCATCTGAAGATCCTCCAATACTCAGGCTGAACTGTGCCGATAGGCCACGACCTGCAGGGAGCCACATGATGCTCATCAACAATTCACAGGAAGAGATGTTACAGAATGTTCTAATAAGCAATATTCTTACTTGAGTTATTGTTGAGAGTCTGGTCTCTCAGTGAatgcagctcctgcaggatcTTGTCCATAGTCTGCTTTTTGTCGTGGAGTTCTTGGAGCTTGGTGAGTTTGACAGTGGCAGCTGTGGCTCCAGTGTCGAGTCCAGTGTGTGGGCCGGAGGCCGAGTGGAGCAGTGGCCTGTGTTGAGGTGGGCCCACAGCCTGGGGAGTCCTGGACCAGCCCAGCTCCCTGGAGAGGGAAAGACTCTGCGCCTGGCGACGGTTGTCTGGCACCGCTTTAGTCTAAAGGACATAGATAATGAAAGTGTTTAATTATAACTTCCGTATCTTAATTTAACAATTACGTTATATTtcttgataaaaataaaaaatgtgaaagCACAAACGAGACTTGTCAGGGGGAAGAGACAGACTGTGGCTGTTCATGCCAACCTAATAGACAAAGTTCTTTACAAAATTGTACAAATTGCATTTCTTTCTTAGACTGCATGAAATATTTAATAGATGACATAATGGTATTTTTCATGGAGAATATGGCCGCCCAGCTGTCTTTACTATACCTGAGAGTCATGTAGCTGGTTGTGGAACCGCTGGATCAAATCGTTTAATTCATCATTCAGTTCTGATGTGATGCTCAGGCCGGATACACTGCCTGTGGTTTCTGTGACAACTAGTGACAAGAACAAAACGTACAAAAGGAATTTAAACACAGAAAAGCGTAAATAAACACAGAGTCAAGTTCAGAATTATTTGAGTCATACAATTCTTGTTCTAGGATTCTAGGATTTCACTGCTGATCCAAGCAACATTTTGGTCATTTTAAGACGATGGAGGTGCTGTACAAATTAAgttttatgttatattatattatatacatgttAAAAGTATTCCAGTTACATTCCAACATGCAATAAAAGTATTTCTTTGAGTGTGAATGATCTTCCTCAACTCAGCACATGACATTAGTCTGTGACCATGTCAGTGACTATGTTAGTTAGTGTGCATCTCACCAGTGTCTTCAATCACAGCCATTGCCTGCTCTGCGCTGTGCTGCATGGCCATCAGAGCCTCCTGGCGGCCCTGCAGGGCcctgagctgctcctgctgctccagcaTCTTCTTCAGCAGCTCGTGTTGCTTACGGAGATTCTCCAACTCCTCCTTCTGGTCAGCGCGCACAACTTCTGACCTCCCGCCCTATGAAAAGTTACACCCACACTCTGTTTAAAACACTGAGTCTACCAAAGCCCACAAGAGCAACACTGCAGAAATGGTACAAGAGAATAGTCAGATATCGACAAAGCAAATAATCAGAGAACACGTGCAGTGAAAAGGGCAAAGCAGGGACAGAGTGCTTTGGTTCCACTTCCTCATGTCAGAATTTAAAGACAACATGGAATTACAATTGTAATACTACTGTCAACAGAGCATTACCAACAGTCCATAACAAATGTACACACCATAGCATTTGAGGCATCAGAAGAGCGGACCTCAATGTTAAGAGAAGTGCTCTCTACCATGGAACCTGAGCCCACGGCAGAATCCAGGGTCCCTACATCGTCCTCCTCATTCTCCCGTGCCTAAAGACAGAGAACAGTCTCACTCAAACAAAACTACAGAggcatgaataaaacaaaatatgtttGCCTGGTATAGAGATGGAGAAGAGCCAGTGAATTTCAGTCTTACAATTGTGTATATATCATCAAAAAATGTCCCACAGCCAAACAAGGTGCTATGCTACGTCCCAAATCTATCACCCCATGAAACATGACTCCGCTGTTGGACTGTTTCAggccacagagaaagacagtcattaaaaatacatgtggCAGGCTGCCTGGAAACCAAGAATAACAGGTTGCACTTGAGCTATTAGTTAGATAAGAAACCTACTTTGCATATGACACAGCACATTAAGTCaaatttaaatagtttgtcTGATATAGTTAGAAGTGAGGCACAAAAGTAGATTCTCTAAAGGAAACCAGCTTTTAAGGGGATAAACTTACCAGCATTTTCTGCAGGAACCGCAAATAAgacttctcctgctccttgaGGTGGTCGATGAGGTGAGAGAGACGCTCCACGTTGGCCGGCACATCGTTCTTCTCCACCAGGTCGTCCCGCATGGAGCTGGCCTTGCTGATGTACTCCCGGATCTGGATCAGCTTGCTCACCACCTGAGACCGTGCAGAGAAAGGTGGGCGGTGTATGGGTGTGGGTTTCAGAGGAGCACACGAGGAGAGGACAAAGACGGACGTGAGGGGAAATGAGCTAGCATCTGTAGCCGCGGCTCAGACTCAGCTAAACAAGGGCAGAGAGGGGGTTGGGCGCAAAACTCACTGGGCACCGAGGGTGGCATATTTATAAATTGCCCTAAATACAGACaagtttcagctgcagcctctcgCTCACATTTATCCTAGTTCTGGTTTCCCAGTAGAAGTCTGAGAGCAGTGATACACAGGCTTTCACCATATGGACatgcaaaaatgtattaatttcaGTTATAATCACTAATATGTTGTTTAGTCTTTGTACAAAATGACAGGGGGTTCATCAATGTCAGTAACTGACTGCACTTTATTAACAGTCTAGACTCCTACTGTATATTTGCTGATGTTATACATTTCCAGACCCCCTGAACTAGACAGCTGTTTCTCAGGAACTATTGAAGCTTTATATAGCTCATATCTATATGTATTGTCTGGTATGTGTGAGAGCACATGTGGATAACTACTGAATTGTGTTGTACTCTGTTGCGCAATGACAATAAAGGAGTATATCAGTAAATTACAAAGGATTACTCTAATTATTTTACTTATTCAGTAAAACATCTCAGCATCTGCTTGATGGACTAGCACCAACTTTGTTGTGGATTTTTGAGACAAACATTGTTCCACGGAATCCTCAGACAACAagatattaaaatcaaattttcaCAAACTACAGCACACAATATTACCTGGCTGCTGTCTACTTGTGGA
Protein-coding sequences here:
- the pcm1 gene encoding pericentriolar material 1 protein isoform X4, which gives rise to MATGGAPFDDSSEELHNWTVTNGSLEDRLNNMDWGVQQKKANRSSEKNKKKLSATVVESRLTNDISPESTPGAGRRRARTPHSFPHIKYTTQMSVPDQAELDKLRQRINFTDLDERSIGSDSQGRVTAANNQRQLAGEHKKPYNFLPLHVNTNRSKELLPPSSSAPATPAITKETKKQSPGFRETLTPVIPTKETPRLSLGGAERGPFVHRAYGRGDPQVDSSQVVSKLIQIREYISKASSMRDDLVEKNDVPANVERLSHLIDHLKEQEKSYLRFLQKMLARENEEDDVGTLDSAVGSGSMVESTSLNIEVRSSDASNAMGGRSEVVRADQKEELENLRKQHELLKKMLEQQEQLRALQGRQEALMAMQHSAEQAMAVIEDTVVTETTGSVSGLSITSELNDELNDLIQRFHNQLHDSQTKAVPDNRRQAQSLSLSRELGWSRTPQAVGPPQHRPLLHSASGPHTGLDTGATAATVKLTKLQELHDKKQTMDKILQELHSLRDQTLNNNSSRGLSAQFSLSIGGSSDGAAALSTNGALASTSFHPSLAQHQDSANSTDKLRKLKEVHKRLNELRELVQYYEQTSDMMVDAVNENVKEDDDEEDEEDETEDGSIFEVMFDSEQENRQPVTNIRNPQRRGNWTDLNSLSNGRSVRSSGTNNRDGRLNTECEINNRSAANLRSFKLPSAIECQYNRDTPYNQVNHEVEDEESLDQDAGAQAAAPDSEASGSSRRSSLGNNGGFPQKVHRQTAKQKLRQLQELVAMVQSDDTDATTANEDEVLHQQPNNTRAAAARPLGSGSKQNSRDLTLSSKAREKLYEEKLLQQKHELKQLHEERQRLTEIQGKIHDLQWACPDLQSSVSSTVSQQGLLKKVPVAVSTPATIKTSSSSGLKSNSGVLKPTAPEAATSSVTDNEQLWSEMRRHQILREELRQRRKHLESLMAEHQRRSGVGDSLRRTDDQDSLATPSLTVSRDERTMATWGSSPCPLDGDDDDDDEDDDDDDEYHTEIGAEEEDEQEACADSTSDDDIHIYLSSRNQGSYSNRNNQGSNLKPPPAFSGECGRNLHNKTKVKQQQQQQPQPQPSRSLNQSANQHGGTRRQENLRWASELSFAEGSSPWQDQISQLQRQLDFSTGMCQTLLQDQQTLSYMLQTMLTSQYNALPNNLPSPQVQLVMHQLNQCYTQLAWQQNNIQRLKQVLNDLLCQQQQQQQQQQQQQQQQHQQQQQQPSSSTAGWQTQKQSSSQGSSSAPSASPGVFPFSSALHPNTNNMSTAAMSLFPPSFNMYPLFPAPMAEFPQDAAGHAASEHQKQQLDPNTSTKTEYMSFPPPLQRSPLNKTPERGAPGWLNTSYANNTVQTHPSKNIPQESLPSSPTFGNLLSRPQDFDQASLESFSSMPDSFDPTTVTKTFKAGRKASAQANLASRSKTPNTKSRRRWTKGHKKNSEDSYSDSVSSTVDFIQERAPPTRPKNQNQSLLDKLTQEKLNSKTKPGNKRNDLSSDASSDFSLFEALRETIYSEVASLISQNESRPHFLIELFHELQLLNTDYLRQRALYSLQDIVTRHLAEKSAAEDRLPPHGPVVWAAGSHSEQMPESLDTSDAEVVEKNVNTQNRMKKRDDGESVDDASTMSTSSNLEPFASDDLGNTVFHLDKALARIREYERMKLNAEFNPGAAGAGGSEVSHAEHPSANPARPVEGAAAGDMRCPQIDTQQLDRQIKAIMAEVIPFLKENMDEVCSLQLLTSVRRMVLALTQQNDESKEFVRFFHRQLGGILQDSLSKFAGRTLKDCGEDLLVEISEILFNELAFFRLMQDLDNGSFIASAAKQRNKKRTEQPSKEKLRLKENTAAGGDKSVSPVYSDEDKDQDEAEQESHSARQEFYLQTEMKNNRSSEASEAEEEDEGAGQGILLSISLSKAETQALTNYGSGEDENEEEEMEDFEAGPVDVQTSLQASADGQVEQEGTTAGETRETKPGQWSSANNDEVNEMVENMNCTVDECSTAECQSPEEEEEEEGIEEAAAASEENTTLCDVPKKASTTSSPDSDSPVMINVDEVGSGNTSQRSDEEDFVKLDDLPLQLSVMCEEELQKRIVEEQQNNNLSVEILGGNTESLTVLVGNAQALKKPDTVDAKSL
- the pcm1 gene encoding pericentriolar material 1 protein isoform X6 produces the protein MATGGAPFDDSSEELHNWTVTNGSLEDRLNNMDWGVQQKKANRSSEKNKKKLSATVVESRLTNDISPESTPGAGRRRARTPHSFPHIKYTTQMSVPDQAELDKLRQRINFTDLDERSIGSDSQGRVTAANNQRQLAGEHKKPYNFLPLHVNTNRSKELLPPSSSAPATPAITKETKKQSPGFRETLTPVIPTKETPRLSLGGAERGPFVHRAYGRGDPQVDSSQVVSKLIQIREYISKASSMRDDLVEKNDVPANVERLSHLIDHLKEQEKSYLRFLQKMLARENEEDDVGTLDSAVGSGSMVESTSLNIEVRSSDASNAMGGRSEVVRADQKEELENLRKQHELLKKMLEQQEQLRALQGRQEALMAMQHSAEQAMAVIEDTVVTETTGSVSGLSITSELNDELNDLIQRFHNQLHDSQTKAVPDNRRQAQSLSLSRELGWSRTPQAVGPPQHRPLLHSASGPHTGLDTGATAATVKLTKLQELHDKKQTMDKILQELHSLRDQTLNNNSSRGLSAQFSLSIGGSSDGAAALSTNGALASTSFHPSLAQHQDSANSTDKLRKLKEVHKRLNELRELVQYYEQTSDMMVDAVNENVKEDDDEEDEEDETEDGSIFEVMFDSEQENRQPVTNIRNPQRRGNWTDLNSLSNGRSVRSSGTNNRDGRLNTECEINNRSAANLRSFKLPSAIECQYNRDTPYNQVNHEVEDEESLDQDAGAQAAAPDSEASGSSRRSSLGNNGGFPQKVHRQTAKQKLRQLQELVAMVQSDDTDATTANEDEVLHQQPNNTRAAAARPLGSGSKQNSRDLTLSSKAREKLYEEKLLQQKHELKQLHEERQRLTEIQGKIHDLQWACPDLQSSVSSTVSQQGLLKKVPVAVSTPATIKTSSSSGLKSNSGVLKPTAPEAATSSVTDNEQLWSEMRRHQILREELRQRRKHLESLMAEHQRRSGVGDSLRRTDDQDSLATPSLTVSRDERTMATWGSSPCPLDGDDDDDDEDDDDDDEYHTEIGAEEEDEQEACADSTSDDDIHIYLSSRNQGSYSNRNNQGSNLKPPPAFSGECGRNLHNKTKVKQQQQQQPQPQPSRSLNQSANQHGGTRRQENLRWASELSFAEGSSPWQDQISQLQRQLDFSTGMCQTLLQDQQTLSYMLQTMLTSQYNALPNNLPSPQVQLVMHQLNQCYTQLAWQQNNIQRLKQVLNDLLCQQQQQQQQQQQQQQQQHQQQQQQPSSSTAGWQTQKQSSSQGSSSAPSASPGVFPFSSALHPNTNNMSTAAMSLFPPSFNMYPLFPAPMAEFPQDAAGHAASEHQKQQLDPNTSTKTEYMSFPPPLQRSPLNKTPERGAPGWLNTSYANNTVQTHPSKNIPQESLPSSPTFGNLLSRPQDFDQASLESFSSMPDSFDPTTVTKTFKAGRKASAQANLASRSKTPNTKSRRRWTKGHKKNSEDSYSDSVSSTVDFIQERAPPTRPKNQNQSLLDKLTQEKLNSKTKPGNKRNDLSSAYAWRTPFLSNRIACTEAPDASSDFSLFEALRETIYSEVASLISQNESRPHFLIELFHELQLLNTDYLRQRALYSLQDIVTRHLAEKSAAEDRLPPHGPVVWAAGSHSEQMPESLDTSDAEVVEKNVNTQNRMKKRDDGESVDDASTMSTSSNLEPFASDDLGAAAGDMRCPQIDTQQLDRQIKAIMAEVIPFLKENMDEVCSLQLLTSVRRMVLALTQQNDESKEFVRFFHRQLGGILQDSLSKFAGRTLKDCGEDLLVEISEILFNELAFFRLMQDLDNGSFIASAAKQRNKKRTEQPSKEKLRLKENTAAGGDKSVSPVYSDEDKDQDEAEQESHSARQEFYLQTEMKNNRSSEASEAEEEDEGAGQGILLSISLSKAETQALTNYGSGEDENEEEEMEDFEAGPVDVQTSLQASADGQVEQEGTTAGETRETKPGQWSSANNDEVNEMVENMNCTVDECSTAECQSPEEEEEEEGIEEAAAASEENTTLCDVPKKASTTSSPDSDSPVMINVDEVGSGNTSQRSDEEDFVKLDDLPLQLSVMCEEELQKRIVEEQQNNNLSVEILGGNTESLTVLVGNAQALKKPDTVDAKSL